One window of Saccharopolyspora phatthalungensis genomic DNA carries:
- a CDS encoding GPP34 family phosphoprotein encodes MTASGQEPARLPLRVADRFFLAAHTGENRLSARIDGALVALGCAGALLAELILEEEIAVTPSVRPSGKGRCPDFLSWVILREIRQEPGHDLRTWLEYLGLTATEKVRARLTMTDVLREVPVSAGWRGGTAAAWRFAETGASKAEEELEVLFTSSETTAGSDVITIPARLAEITLALLVRETGLLRQVRLPKHIARQGDYRMESWEPRIPGPLRTLINEVAAARGQSAITPRH; translated from the coding sequence GCGTCTCCCGCTGCGCGTGGCGGACCGGTTCTTCCTGGCGGCGCACACCGGAGAAAATCGGCTTTCGGCCAGGATTGACGGCGCCTTGGTGGCGTTGGGCTGCGCCGGGGCACTGCTGGCGGAGCTGATCCTGGAAGAGGAGATCGCGGTGACGCCGAGCGTCCGGCCCAGTGGCAAGGGCCGATGCCCGGACTTCCTGTCCTGGGTGATTCTGCGGGAAATCCGTCAGGAGCCCGGACACGACCTGCGGACCTGGCTGGAGTATCTGGGCCTGACGGCCACCGAGAAGGTGCGCGCCCGGCTGACCATGACCGATGTGCTGCGCGAGGTGCCGGTGTCGGCCGGCTGGCGTGGCGGCACGGCCGCGGCCTGGCGGTTCGCCGAAACCGGGGCGAGCAAAGCGGAGGAAGAGTTGGAGGTGCTGTTCACCAGCTCCGAAACGACGGCCGGCAGCGACGTGATCACCATCCCGGCCCGGCTCGCCGAGATCACCCTGGCGCTGCTGGTGCGCGAGACCGGGTTGCTCCGCCAGGTCCGGCTGCCCAAACACATCGCGCGGCAGGGCGACTACCGGATGGAGTCCTGGGAGCCGCGCATCCCTGGTCCGCTGCGGACCCTCATCAATGAGGTCGCGGCCGCCCGTGGGCAGTCGGCGATCACCCCGAGGCACTGA
- a CDS encoding APC family permease gives MPPSKVTAALARARLGVTSIVFFTVAAAAPETVVGGGAVSGFAVSGVTGIPLGYLAIALVLGLFAIGYVTMSQHVENAGAFYAYIAKGLGREAGTAAGGVALVSYLMVLASLAGGFGVGAVDFVGQVSGLSVPWWVFSGIGLTVIAVLGVLRIDVNGRVLGVLLLAEIAIILIYDAAFVSAPSDAGVVLDTLNPTQLMTSAAGVILVIAFTGFIGFENSTVLAEEAKDPRTVIYATYISLVVIGGLYSLSTWAMTVATGPDNIVSQAENHSTELLFVLAAGRLPTALVTIGSALYVTSLFAATLSFHHVCARYFFALGREGIGLRWWATISPRTSAPAAGSWTTTAIAVAVVALVVVTGLDPITYLFFWGASIGALGVLTLVLLTSLAVVGYFVREHDHAHGRWRTTIAPTMAALLLAVVLILTVASFGTVLGVPDGDPAAWAVPLGFLVVLLLGAIWGAVLKRVRPVAYARIGMGARASTVLLEKETADVN, from the coding sequence TTGCCACCGTCCAAAGTGACCGCCGCCTTAGCTCGCGCCCGGTTGGGCGTGACGTCGATCGTGTTCTTCACCGTCGCCGCCGCGGCCCCGGAGACGGTGGTCGGTGGCGGCGCGGTCAGCGGGTTCGCGGTGTCCGGGGTGACCGGGATCCCGTTGGGCTACCTGGCGATAGCCCTGGTTCTCGGGCTGTTCGCGATCGGGTACGTCACGATGTCCCAGCACGTGGAGAACGCCGGCGCGTTCTACGCCTACATCGCCAAGGGGCTGGGCCGGGAGGCCGGCACCGCGGCCGGTGGGGTCGCGCTGGTCTCCTACCTGATGGTCCTGGCCAGCCTGGCCGGGGGTTTCGGCGTGGGCGCGGTCGATTTCGTGGGGCAGGTCAGCGGCCTTTCGGTGCCGTGGTGGGTGTTCTCGGGCATCGGCCTAACGGTGATCGCGGTGCTCGGCGTGCTGCGCATCGACGTCAACGGGCGCGTGCTGGGCGTGCTACTGCTTGCCGAGATCGCGATCATCCTGATCTACGACGCGGCGTTCGTGTCCGCGCCATCGGATGCCGGTGTCGTGCTCGACACGCTCAACCCCACCCAGCTGATGACGAGCGCGGCCGGGGTGATCCTGGTGATCGCTTTCACCGGGTTCATCGGGTTCGAGAACTCAACGGTGCTGGCCGAGGAGGCGAAGGACCCGCGCACGGTGATCTACGCGACCTATATCTCCCTGGTCGTCATCGGCGGCCTGTACTCGTTGTCGACCTGGGCGATGACGGTGGCCACCGGGCCGGACAACATCGTGTCGCAGGCCGAAAACCACTCCACGGAACTGCTCTTCGTGCTCGCCGCGGGCCGGTTACCGACGGCGCTGGTGACCATCGGTTCGGCGCTCTACGTCACGAGCCTGTTCGCCGCGACGCTGTCGTTCCACCACGTCTGCGCCCGGTACTTTTTCGCGCTGGGCCGGGAAGGCATCGGTCTGCGCTGGTGGGCGACGATCAGCCCGCGCACCTCGGCCCCGGCCGCGGGCTCGTGGACCACCACCGCGATCGCGGTGGCCGTGGTGGCGCTGGTCGTGGTCACCGGCCTGGACCCGATCACCTACCTGTTCTTCTGGGGGGCCTCGATCGGCGCGCTCGGGGTGCTGACGCTGGTGCTGCTGACCTCGCTTGCGGTCGTCGGCTACTTCGTGCGCGAGCACGACCATGCGCACGGCCGGTGGCGGACCACCATCGCCCCGACGATGGCCGCGCTGCTGCTCGCAGTCGTGCTGATCCTGACGGTGGCTTCGTTCGGCACCGTGCTCGGCGTGCCCGACGGCGACCCGGCGGCGTGGGCGGTGCCGCTGGGCTTCCTCGTCGTGCTGCTGCTCGGCGCGATCTGGGGCGCGGTGTTGAAGCGAGTCCGGCCGGTGGCCTACGCCCGAATCGGGATGGGGGCCCGCGCCAGCACGGTCCTACTGGAGAAGGAGACCGCGGATGTCAACTGA
- a CDS encoding GNAT family N-acetyltransferase: MSTEDLRVRTLLRAFGDDAFARWLMPDRAHRHQVYREWFTMVLAHTETAGRVISSRDGLAVQVWLSARTGPPSMLADADTQRLYDLAGPRAHRFREFGALSAQRHPHEPHEYLSMIGVDPAVQGTGVGTRELRESLRKWDAEGVPCYLEASSARSRNLYLRLGFGDLGGPMLLSGDGPTLYPMWRTPGQSSAVRSFD, translated from the coding sequence ATGTCAACTGAAGATCTGCGGGTGCGCACGCTGCTGCGGGCCTTCGGTGACGACGCCTTCGCCCGGTGGCTGATGCCCGACCGAGCACACCGCCACCAGGTGTACCGCGAATGGTTCACGATGGTCCTCGCGCACACCGAAACGGCTGGTCGAGTGATCAGCAGTCGGGACGGTCTCGCGGTGCAGGTCTGGCTGTCGGCGCGCACCGGGCCGCCGAGCATGCTCGCCGATGCCGACACCCAGCGCCTGTACGACCTGGCGGGGCCTCGCGCCCACCGCTTCCGCGAGTTCGGCGCTCTCAGCGCGCAACGCCATCCGCACGAGCCTCATGAGTACCTGTCCATGATCGGCGTCGACCCGGCGGTGCAGGGCACCGGCGTCGGCACCCGGGAACTCCGCGAATCCCTGCGGAAATGGGACGCCGAGGGCGTCCCGTGCTACCTGGAGGCCAGCAGCGCCCGAAGCCGTAACCTTTACCTGCGCCTCGGCTTCGGGGACCTGGGTGGCCCGATGCTCCTCTCCGGCGACGGCCCGACCCTCTACCCGATGTGGCGAACCCCCGGGCAGTCGTCCGCGGTCCGCAGTTTCGATTGA
- a CDS encoding Lrp/AsnC family transcriptional regulator, which yields MAESLDAVDLDLVAALQRAPRAGVRLLAEILGMSASTASRRLTRLLEARLLKIVGQLNWSVRAAHPLHLWIATRPGAAGQVVHDVAALPETQFAAIISGRADVYCILQPAVRAAKADLIAERIGGIPGVTSSHTEIALRCYASAATWQLDRLTPDQETRLRERNPAVGGVIRTQLGEDERRVARALQEDGRASAADIARRLALSQSTAYRLAQSLLERGIVIPHVEIDPAVLGFPLEAVISLTTELRSINGIAAELGRLPTARWVSTVAGTSSMIYHGAFRDEDDLAELLTRDLAALDGIKTVEVAIVLRVLTRYGLPRAGVLPA from the coding sequence ATGGCCGAGTCGCTGGACGCCGTTGACCTCGACCTGGTCGCGGCACTGCAGCGCGCGCCGCGCGCGGGCGTGCGGCTGCTGGCCGAAATACTCGGGATGTCGGCTAGCACCGCGAGCCGGCGGCTGACCCGGCTGCTCGAAGCGCGACTGCTGAAGATCGTCGGTCAGCTGAACTGGTCGGTGCGCGCGGCGCATCCGCTGCACCTGTGGATCGCCACGCGGCCCGGGGCTGCCGGGCAGGTCGTCCACGACGTGGCGGCGCTGCCGGAAACGCAATTCGCCGCGATCATCTCCGGCCGGGCCGACGTCTACTGCATCCTGCAACCTGCCGTGCGAGCCGCGAAGGCGGACCTGATCGCGGAACGCATCGGCGGCATCCCCGGAGTCACGTCGAGCCACACCGAAATCGCCTTGCGCTGCTACGCCTCGGCGGCAACCTGGCAGCTCGACCGGCTCACCCCAGACCAGGAAACCCGGCTGCGCGAGCGGAATCCGGCCGTCGGGGGCGTGATCCGCACGCAACTCGGCGAGGACGAGCGGCGGGTGGCGCGCGCGTTGCAGGAGGACGGGCGGGCCAGCGCCGCCGACATCGCGCGTCGGCTGGCACTGAGCCAGTCCACCGCCTACCGGCTCGCCCAGTCCCTGCTGGAGCGTGGGATCGTGATCCCGCATGTGGAGATCGATCCGGCGGTGCTCGGGTTTCCGCTGGAAGCGGTGATCTCGCTGACCACCGAGCTGCGCTCGATCAACGGCATCGCCGCCGAACTGGGCCGCCTTCCCACGGCGCGTTGGGTGTCGACGGTGGCCGGCACTTCCTCGATGATCTACCACGGGGCGTTCCGCGACGAGGACGACCTGGCCGAGCTGCTTACCAGGGACTTGGCCGCGCTCGATGGCATCAAGACCGTCGAGGTTGCCATCGTTCTGCGCGTGTTGACGCGTTACGGGCTGCCCCGTGCGGGAGTCCTGCCGGCCTAG
- a CDS encoding DUF3616 domain-containing protein, whose translation MDVERRVRLRFGAAAVADATHANLSAVRTDGEHLWIAGDETATVERLTGDSADRPTEYRDHVSFPLADVVPLPGEADDEVDIEGICRNGPYLWVVGSHSTTRKKIKDGHSDAKAAKRLASVSPEPSRRVLARIALADDVPAGTTPEGGRSAALGGPGLIDVLDGDDHLASFLAIPGKDNGLDIEGIAVHGDPGQERVLLGLRGPVLRGWAVVLQVAPREDDGELKLTKSFDGGRYAKHFLDLDGLGIRDICAQGDDLLLLAGPSMDLDGPVRVYRWRGAAQIQAPDVVHREELHRELDLPHGEGDDHAEGIALLPSGELLAVYDSPAAHRLPEPGIVLADVVALKSSR comes from the coding sequence ATGGACGTCGAACGCCGAGTCCGGCTGCGTTTCGGAGCCGCCGCGGTCGCCGACGCAACGCACGCCAACCTCTCCGCGGTGCGCACCGACGGCGAGCACCTGTGGATCGCCGGTGACGAGACCGCCACCGTGGAACGGCTGACCGGCGATTCCGCCGACCGGCCGACCGAATACCGCGACCACGTCAGCTTCCCGCTGGCCGATGTCGTGCCGCTACCGGGCGAGGCCGACGACGAGGTCGACATCGAAGGGATTTGTCGCAACGGCCCGTATCTGTGGGTGGTGGGTTCGCACAGCACCACGCGCAAGAAGATCAAGGACGGGCATTCCGACGCCAAGGCGGCGAAGCGGCTGGCCTCGGTCAGCCCCGAGCCGAGCCGACGGGTGCTCGCGCGCATCGCCCTAGCCGACGACGTTCCAGCCGGCACCACCCCGGAAGGCGGTCGCAGCGCCGCGCTCGGCGGACCCGGCCTGATCGACGTGCTCGACGGCGATGACCACCTGGCGTCGTTCCTGGCGATTCCGGGCAAGGACAACGGGCTGGACATCGAGGGCATCGCGGTACACGGCGATCCCGGCCAGGAGCGGGTGTTGCTCGGGCTGCGCGGACCGGTGCTGCGGGGTTGGGCGGTCGTGCTGCAGGTGGCGCCGCGCGAGGACGACGGCGAATTGAAACTGACCAAGTCCTTCGACGGCGGGCGCTACGCCAAGCATTTCCTGGACCTCGACGGCCTCGGGATCCGCGACATCTGCGCGCAGGGCGACGACCTGCTGCTCCTGGCCGGGCCGTCGATGGACCTGGATGGCCCGGTGCGGGTCTACCGCTGGCGCGGCGCCGCCCAAATCCAGGCCCCGGACGTGGTGCATCGCGAGGAACTGCACCGCGAGCTCGACCTGCCGCACGGGGAAGGCGACGACCACGCCGAAGGAATCGCGCTGCTGCCCTCCGGCGAACTCCTGGCGGTCTACGACAGCCCCGCGGCGCACCGGCTTCCCGAGCCCGGCATCGTGCTGGCCGACGTGGTGGCGCTCAAATCATCTCGGTGA